From Cotesia glomerata isolate CgM1 linkage group LG3, MPM_Cglom_v2.3, whole genome shotgun sequence:
attataacatattcaaattaaatttctaaattatgttatgtattaatttttattattctactAAAGACGTTCATTGTTCTTTACAAGTTATAATTTACAacagaattatatttttgccgcGTGCGAAGAATTATTTCGAGAGTAAAAGtaacttattttttctgtCATCTGCAGTGCGCTTTTAATTATTCGAGTACaagaaaacttttaaattgacttgactttttaaacttattgaaaaaaatgcttcGATGTTATtgaaaagataaattattttactcgaAGCCGCGCATTTAGTccatgtcaaaaaattaaatgaacgAAGTATAAGCTGTGGAAAagatatataatacataaattagtaAGGTATGATATTAAGTTAGTGTTGAATGAAGTTACTTACGAAAaggagagagaaaaaaaaattagaaagtgtaattaattaacattccTTTGAAAGAATTTCTttgaaatagttttaaaaattaataaaatatctttataaaGATATTTCTATGAATTAATTCAGAGTTTTGGGtttacaaattataatttttaaacaaaaaaaattgaagcttttattagttttatagacttatatcttttgtaaaaataatggCTTTTAAGATTTCACGCTTCAAAAGACTTTAAGTGTAGGATgtcctatatttttttgtaaaaacgcAGGTCTAGCCGGATTCACTCATCTTTAAAAGGTTCGGAACCGGTTATCTACCTTAgggatctaaaaaaatttatcgcaTTTTTGCGTATCTATAATTTTCaccttttgaaaaaattcttatattaatcgtcattataataatatgcaaaacgaaaattcttaaaattaaattttttattcaattcactgcaattagaaaaaaataaaattttttatttttatttttatgactactgaaaaaaaaaaaaacaaaataaaaaaaaataaatcttcttAAAATAACGATTTTAATGTTCGATATgagtaaaataattaccaaaaaaatatactCTCTAAATATTGAACAACAAAGTGAATCCTTGATTCactgaatattttttcagtcgTTATTTATTTTGCGTAGGTATTAAAGAgtttattcattttcaataaatgttaaataaactGAGTTCATATTTGCTTACTTACTATATTTTATACACAATGGTTATTTAGCGCTCACAAATATGTATGAAATTGTTTTGATTACGTGAGATGATAAAAGCGTGTTCCAGggtaaactttgaaaaatgtATCCGCATAcgagtaattataaaattatatgctATCGAGTGAAATttagtcattatttttttacacaatttttatttaaaaatattattttcattctaCTACCTacgattataaatatttcattgtatTAATCATAATGAAAAgcttgttaaatttttttaattaattatactagcataataatccaaaaatagtcggaaataaattttaatttaatagatgAGATAAAAacgatttataatttacaaacaaaaataaaaataaataaaatcaataataataaaaataataaaaaagatttataaacttaatattgttgaaaataatatttcacaaCAATCTTAGACATATTTACATCcataaaactacaaaaaatttttcttacgaAAAAATGAACCCAAGAACATAATTtacatacataattaaaaaaaaaatatatataaatatagtagaatttcaattttatcattGCGCTAATCTCTTATTATAAGTGCTTTGCATCAAGTATTATACATAACATATTAATCTATCATAGTAGTGAAGATGAACGTTCTGACAAGCGTTACATAGTTCACTCTGAAAAAACCACATGGAATTTTTCTTTCACAAAAACTAAATAGCTATACAACACCAATTAGGTTATTATTACAAGAAAATTtctcaatataaatattagtttagaCATATGCGTCtgtatgaatatataaaaaaaaaaaaaaaacgtaaatatgaaataatgaataatgcaATGTAGCATATGAAAATGTTCTTCGGATTATTGAACCGTAAAATAGTGAGTGATAAAAAAGCCTTAGTATATAAAATTCAACATAAATTTCGTTACCAAAGTACAGTTATACACTTTTACTAGAGTAATTCGTATTCCGTTACATTTTTGATTTACTGTATGCATATATGTATGTGTTCTCCTTTAGGCATATGGAATTTTGATAGTTTATTCCCACAATATTCTATGgaaactaaataataacaacGATTTAACTACATTGCTCCATTACTGTGGCTTCTTTGTGGCATCGGCTTTATCACTTGCGTCATTCATAACATATGTTCgcgtatatttatatatagaaCATGATAAATCATTATTCGATGATTACCCGTTGTAACATATGTAAATCTGTATTTAAGTCTTACCTatctatcaaaaaaaaaaattcctccaTATATCTCATTATCAATTGCATAAGTATGTAAATTTGCCGTAATCGTAATGCTTCCTTCATTCTATGACTTAAAATACATTAATATTGATGGGGATCCAAACAAAATTTAACagtcagttttttttattgaaaatccaACTGCATTTGAATGTATAGatatattatgaaaaatgttTGGAGCTGAGAAAAGTTTTCCTCATTAAAATCAGAGCattgaaataattgattgtactttcaaaagttaatttttaacagtccacttttgatttaaaataacgCCGGTTTCCATCATTTACGTCAACATTGAACTTTTTAGCTATAattcaaattacatttataattaaaatttatccgcatgaaaaattatattgactgaacataaattgataaatagtgATCTATGTGACCATATATAacagtaaaattaaatatattaatgtaTATTTGTGCTTACTCaatctaattaaaatatatttgatttGATATAACTCCAATGGTATATTATTGTCATATTTGTTGTAGAGTATCACATaacaatgtaaaaatttttttataaaaaattttcttaccagctaaatttgataaaaaatgtaataattttcagttattaaatttttgaatcgtttatttttatttccagaATTTTCTAACTACTATATGTACATTTATTTGATTAGGTGAAGTGTCGAGTTCAAATGCCACAAATACCATACGTTCGCTACATAACATAACAtactacaataataataacaatcaaGTTTTGTGTAGGAGTGGCTTTATGTTCCATTAAATATTCGAGCATTATTGGTACAAAATCCATAAATACCATCCAACGCGTATACTCATCATCCCAAAAAACAGCTTATTCATTTTTGCACTCAGATGACGTTGCTCAGATACATAATATGAATAtgagtatataaaaaaaagctgACAGTCGGGATACAATCAAGTGCGAATCCGATTGAATTAATCATATTCATCTTTCGATATCGCGTAATAATATACGAAGGTTTTATATAGTTTATGGCAACGTGACAAGAATTGTGTGTTACAACTTGACCTTTTCTCTTAACTGGGAAGAAAAAATGTGGGGGCGATAGGTGGGTCAAGACTCACGGGAATACTCGATGAGAGATAACAACTTTGTGTTGCATTGActacttaaaaaattcaataggaACAAAACATATAATACAAGGTCTTGCCGCAGTTCGCAGTTCTGTATTACAATTGATTCTTTAGTCAGCTGTTTTTTATCACTGTTTTCTTGATATTACCGATATAATGCTATTAAGTGTTCATTTGCgagaaaatttaacataaatttatcatttccagaaaaattttgttcaaatttGATCATTCAAGCTAtaagcaataaattaatacttaatacGTTTATTGACGTTTGATTGATGTCAGCAATacgataaaaacaaattttttatcaatgtttCAAAGTTCACTATCTTTTATGACGTGCGttgtttttaaaagtattgatgataaaaatagtgaatttaatcagagactatttttaacttcctgttTTGTCTATTAAGactcattaatttaaatttttcgccattgattgtaattaaaaaaattttttttaattttgagcttataattttaactttgcTGTTAATTAGtgatacaataaaatattgttcGACAATTTATGTTGAGGTAGACTTGAACTGACGTTAATTGTCTAAGATTACGATACAATCGCAACATTACTTCGTAATATGTCGTCTCGCTGCGCCTGTTTATATTTCACAGCCTACTGGGTTTATTGAGAACAACTTCTGAATGACTCGCGAAGTGAAAGTTGACAATGACTCGTATCGAGAGGATCGGAATTCCCCAACTCACATTGTATTAAAACTGAACTGGTCCAGGTCGGAATAGCGGAGATAAAAAAATCCGCTCATTAAAACAAGCTTCGATATTATATGAATAGATTTAAGATCACATGTTTACCTTGTACATCTTGTCACGTCAATTACTGCACGATACGATACCACacactaaattttattgaattacaAGGCCTGAGGGAATATAGCGCTGCTAACTCCCACGTAATTACTATATGTAATTTATATcttttctattaatttgacTCGTGTTACGATGATTATCGAAATTAATTCTCGATGAGAATATATGTTCACAGGTTATATTTAGTcgtcaatatttattatattaatatttttattctcttgTATTGATATTAAAGACTTGGGTGTTATTATTACTTTCGatcgataatttattaatatttagggTGAGTTAAATCGTTATATTggcttatttttaatattcttacaagctggaaaaatttttatgccttattaaaaaagaaaataataataataataataataataataataataataataataataataataataataataataataataataatataatcctatttttttttaagaagatcggtttttaatttttctaaaaaatttttgaattaattataaacctcatttaaaatttaataattttatcgcaCACCATTATTCGGGACAGACCGTCTTGTCGTTGAGTGAGATGTAATCTAAATTGCtataatgtaattattaaatcaatgaaaattagAATGTAACTTCACTAAAAGCACTAGAATAACTTTGACAAAAGTTGCTCTTAGCTTCGTCCAATcccaatattttttcaaagtttttctTGGATGTTCAGTGAATTCAGATTTCAACTTTCATTgttttcataattatattactaatagaaatttatattaatctcACCCAATAATGAGACGGTCCGTACAATGTTAATTATGGAATTGGTAAAAAGGCttgtaattaattcaataaattcttaagaaaACAAATCAGTAAGCAATCcctcatgaaaaaaaaaatataaaaaaaatatatgtcgaaatatataaaaaatatattttaaatatattaaaaatctataaaaaatatataaatatatataaaatatgtatagtaaatatatttttaatagctaacttttggccgattttcatataaattttatatatttcaaatatattttagatatattcaaaatatattttttttttatttttagctatgtattttttatgtgttttaagatatattttgaatatatctaaaatatatttaaattatataaaatatatatgaaaatcggccaaaagttagttattaaaaatatatttactatacatattttttatatattcatatattttttatagatttttaatttatttaaaatatattttttgtatattttttttttcatgggggatagctaacaattttttgttaaattagtcaatagaattattgaaaataatgtgATAAAGAAGACTGATAATTATCACAGTTCATCATTTTGTTTCCCAATTAAAACTTGTCAACAATAATAAGAATACACATTGTTAGCGTAGATATAcgataattattttcacagTTGACGATTTTCTCAATCACCGATAAAAATCCAGTGCTATATTATCCGAGTAAATCTATCGCTATTGACTGTAACCAGTTAACGTCATCTTTCTGTGTcctttcatttatttaattgccatttaacaatttaacacaagctgatatttatttttaatctttagctcttaattcttgtaatttttttctccacgTTTTGATATCGTTaacttgttaataaataaataagaccaaataaataaataaataaaattcattgatGTTCCTTTGATATTACAGACGTTAAAAGatttaatcttaatttattCAGATggactattttaatttaatgaatagtAGTTGTTCTTCTCGTTAGTGAGATGTTCTAATATTTcgacattttaaattaatattgctGCTCTTATAGACTTGTAAGATCGTAAGagtaaatcaaataaattttttacatcgaTTCAATCGTAGTTTGTATATTTTTGttgttctttattttattaatagttccatcaactttttattaacttgTTACACTTTAAGCTTTCTTCTTAAAACGCTTATTTATCTTGAGTTCTGAAAGGTTTTCGTTATTTATATTACCGAGCAATGACGATCAATAAATTCTATTGAATGAGTTATCTTTAGCTTtcgaaaattatcaattttaatgtaatattgatcggtaaaataatttataaacataagtATTGAAAACAATATACAAATCCAATATCCTACGTCTTTTTTGCTTcgctataaatattttatttcaaagaaGACTCTTAAATGGGAGCTGTATacttttctgttttttattggACTACTTTGAAAATCcagtatcatttttaaatttaattattttttttctatctatctactttcaaaattttcgtattttatatatatttatatttttaattaaaaaaaatttagctattAGATTAGCAAATATTACCAGAAATACTTAAAGACTTAGTATATTGAGTATATCGTCGGTATACAATCTTGAATACATGAAGTAGGAAGAATAAGTGAGTGGTAATGAGTAAGAAAGAGAATAATTGTAAACAAAAAGGAATCCACAACCACAGCAGAAAGTTTAAGCGTGGGATTTAATCTAAACTTCAATACATAAACCTTGCCTTCATGACAAACTTTTGGCTCAGATTATCGGGATTAATCTACCGTAAATTTATATCTATCTCTCTAACCATAATATAAGTTTATATAGTGTGGTGACAACATTGTATTGCAGTTTCGCATTGCTTTGCATTAGTGTCagttctaaataaataatacccAGTTATTCAGTTAATTTTGTCTACAACTTTTGCCGATCgttgttattttcataatgaatgaatcgatGTGAGTGTAACTGAACTTGTTAGTTTAATTAAAGTTGATTAACTTTAGTGAATAAGTTATTCATtacgaataataattaataaaattagttacaAATGTTATGATttgtaaattgaattataaaaaatacaacttagttattttttatttaaattgtagtcttaaaattgttatttttcatcaatgaCATACAAGctttatattatacataccAAATATAATACAAACGTGCTCAGTCTTTTTAGGAACGAACCACAGTCTCagatttttaatgtaatttcaAGTCTGTCAGAATCTTTTCGTTTGAATATACTCTGTCACTTGGAAAATCAAATAGCTGTTTTTCTCTGGCagtctttatttaaaaatatttttcgtataacaatataatctttaataataaattctaaaatattcaactgtaaatttttttccatcaatttatcatttcgttttgctcaatattttttccatgacaATATATTAGTATGATTTAATCTAAATTCTCGGTAGCTGACATGTTTGCTTCTTATCCcatataaatttgaatttcatattttaacaGTCACTCGGCGACGTGATTTAAATTGCAAGTTTGTTGAGGCGCGACATATTCGCTTAAGTATCACCCCAAAGTGTTATCTGTATCTGTATCTGTGCTTGGTTTATTACTCTCAGcagatataatattttttgtggTTCTGGTACTTAACGACCTGTAAATAACCCAATATAGATTTGAGGAATATAGCGAACCTGTCTAGAGTGGAAGCTGATGGTTGTGACTAtaatcgatatttatatttaaatttatacccCATTTCAAAAGAAGATTTCACACCGAATAGTTgctattagattttatatttttttattttattttatttgttataaacctGAATAGAGACATGCATACTGAgtatgaaaatcaaaaataaaaaattctctcatTCGACAATAGATTTAATGGCTCGTTCAAAGATTTGTTTAATCTGCCGTAAAATTATCGTCCAAGTTTTCGTGGCACAATTATGAGACAATAAATTACAGTATGAAGACAAAGCAAACCCGACAATTGaatcgataaaaattaattgttttaattttattatataaccactttcaaaactaaaacattttataaagaaaataatttaaaacttaattagtgggttaaattaatgaaaacttatataaattatcgtaaaactttttcattgaaaatagcttctttttatcaattcaaataCTCCTATTCTTGAAAGATTGATTTACTGTTTTTTCTTGTAAAGATTCTCAGCAGACACAACGTTATTATGTGAAacagtaattgattttttaaactctCGACAAAAAATTACCCagtgattttttttcgatgacTACTCACTTTATTTGCTATCCTCGCCAACTATTTTTAAACGTCCATTGCATtgattatcaatttaattactACTTAAAAGTCGATCTGTCAGTCACGTCAATTAACTaggttatataaataaatttttctcccCTCCGGGCGTAAACCGTCAACTTTAGCCCTGCTGTGCGAAacgaagttgccgctttccgcctttgtcggggaaaaaaatagtatacactcctcgggaagtaaataagaaagcctcagatcacatgtttgttgacctcggcttcgcctcggccaacaattacctgtgatctgagacatttcttactttacttccctacacggaaagaacaataacCCACTGTACATCTTCGCATAGTATACTCCGTGGTatttgtagtgaaaaaaaatttcagactatagtcaatatccttcaaagtatactaaattatttttggactgtactcagtgaagtttccgatttaatcgattaatttttctggttatatcgcgtaaaacttcacgggatataatctgaaaaattatttcgtgtaaattaaattatactctgttgaaatttggattatgcccacggtgactccgccaattttttttctagtgccTGCGCACTTAGCATTATCATatctattatgtattttaaatattactagTATacgttgcgcgcgcaagcgcgcgtgtgaatttagtatggaattatctatattttcatacttatgatatatttgaccaatcacgttacgaatagtttgtcttattgtgtatattttcatatttttcatctaaattataagagtggactagaatttaatttgcgcgcgcaagcgcgcgcctcatatttattttcatgatatatttatgtgtcgtttatgtatattatattcgttttcaaccaatcagaatgagaataaatattttcaaccaatcacattacgaataaattggtttcacatacatttcatctcaattttattatgggataatatttaaaatacataatagatATGAAAATGCTAAGTGCGCAggcgctagaaaaaaaattggcggagtcaccgtggacataatccaaatttcaacagattatagtttaatttacacgaaataatttttcagattatatctcgtgaagttttacgcgatataaccagaaaaattaatcgattaaatcggagacttcactgagtacagtccaaaaataatttagtatactttgaaggatattgacaatagtctgaaattttttttcactacaaatACCACGGAGTATACTATGCGAAGATGTACAGTGAgttattgttctttccgtgtaggggtgtaatatactattccgGCCCATGGAAGctcggaaattttatttttatttttatcatattaagGGAAAATTTCAGACAACTTAAAATTAGCTATTTTCATATTATGTgcttacacagaaaaaacaaACTTCTTGCGTCAAGAAAACTTTAAGGaagacaaaagttattttggagcaagaagaaattttcttgagccaagaaactttgacttcattcaagaaattttcaatctgccttactatttttttgagccaagaaaatttacccttcattcaagaattttttttttcagtgtacactgatagaaggatttatttgtatcaaaaaatatttgttaatagttaagaaatcatttatgagagaccactttttagtattaaacaaatattttttagtatttgaaataatttgtttgtatttaataaatctaatattaatttattaaatattaataaatctttttaaatactaagaaatatttgttaaagactaaaaagtggtctttaataaatgatttgtttaatattaacaaatatttttaactgtaaacaaatccttctatcagtgtatagaTCATACGAAAAACAtgtaattttagtattttaacatcaaaaaatttttttatctcccAGCGATATTATTAAGGTCAATGGAtcgattgataaattttaatactttgaATGATATTTTCAATCGAAATTTGGTAGATTGAAGgcaaattttactattttttattccaacaaaaaGTTTCCATTTTTAAGcactttcatttaaattaatcaaacgAATAACAAACtccgaattaaataaataaattttttccaggcACGTGGCAATTGACGAGGAATCCCCGAGCTCGTCGTCTCACTTGCTGGCAACGCCATTAGAAGTGACAAAGCCGAGTCCCAGTACAGTAGTTTCAACATTACTGTCAGTGAAAGAAAAACTGTCAAGCACCATTGGGTCCCTCGAGAGTAGTTGTTCGCCCCAAAAAATAGCTGTAGAAGACAAAGATAACGATAACGATAACGGCGTCAATTTATCTCGGCAAGCCAATGTCCCTGTTGGTGATAAAATCCTCGAGAAACAAGAATATTAtcaattacgagaaacttatCGGCAACAATCAAGAAGTTCGCTGTCAGCAGAAGTACCCGAAGCAAATTGGGACAGAAGAAAGGATAGCGCGGTGTGTCTCGACGACACTGAGTTGGACGAATTGGACGAACTCAAGGAACGATTGCTCCTCCAAAAAGTCGTTCCCTATGATTCGATAAGGAACTTATCCTCCGATAGCACAATTACGTCTAACAGCAGATTTCCTCCGTTACCGGACAACCAACGGATTCCCGCAGTTTACGCTTCATCCTGCAAAAACAGTGAAGAGTTGAGTCAATTGCAGAAGGATTCCTCAGTTATAAATCATCCGACTTTAGCTAAGTATTATCGTCCGAGGCGCGAGAGCAGCGGTTACTCCAGCAACCTGAGTACTTTTGATGAAGATCGCAGAAATTCAACTACCATCGAAACACTACAAGGCTTCAGCAGCGTAAAAGATTTCCAGAGAGAAAGGCGAAGATCCTCGTCAGCAAAACGGCTGAATCTCAGTAGACTTGCATCCACTAGAGAAAGAGAAGACGAATCTGAAAGAATGCCAACTTCAGAAGTTATTTATCGGAAAGTGTCAACAGCAGGGCTCATTGAGATGCCGAATATTAAGGAGCTTAAGGAAATAGCTGAGGACGTTAAATGTCCGTCCcctgataatgatgatgatgataaaggTATTGTATGTTTGCCGGGATCGAAAAACCAGTTGGATGTCAAGAATAAAGCTGATGAAAAAGAATCGTTGAGTTATATTGGGATTAAGAAAACGTCAGTTTATGATAAAGAGTATGATAGTCATCTTAAAGGGGATGCTGATGATATATCGGAGGATGATGGACGAGATTGTATCGATGCCTTGAATAGTGTCTCTGAGAGGtcagattataaaaatatcgagGAGATTCGTGATAGACTTGGACAAACGACCTTGATCAGTTGTGGTGATACTGATGAAAAAATGAGTACAGCAATGCTGAAAGATACGCGTCAAAGCATTGTAGATAAATCTCCCGAGGTTTTATCAAGGACACATGACAgtggattaataaaaaataatctagaaTCATGTTGCagagaaaaagataaaaaatctgAGATGGAATTAGAAAAGATAGTTTCTGGGAGAGATAGTTTACAGCCTTTGAAGTCTGATAAAAAGGTGGATGATAAAGACAGATTTAGATCAATAAGTAAAGTGAGTTCACGATCCCAAAGTTTCAATATCGCTGATGAAAGTCTTCGTAAACCTCTTAAAGGATTGACGTCCTCTCCAAACTCAAGTCCCAAACCTACGAGGCATCGTAGTAGAATAATCCATCAGTACAGTTCGCCTTTGTCCTCGACAATGGAGCTGGAAAGCATTTCGGAGAGGCCTCTGGATGACGTGAGCCCTTCTTCTTGCGCTACGCAGAATCTCACTGTCGTTGTTGACAATCACGATGAAgatgatggtgatgatgatgatgataatgatgatgatggtgatgtTCTCATTGCTAAAAGACGCGCCAATCGCATCAAGAAATCGCAGAAACGGAATGAAACTGAAGAAGTAGATACCAAGAAACTGTTCCCGAGGTCTGTTAAAGTCTACCAGCTGCTGTCGACCCAGTCTGAGGACCGTGAGGACGGAGAGCCTAGGCTTATGGATAGAAGAACATCTCTGCAGATAACTCGCCACGATATTGAAGAACAAGCTATTCCCGGGACGACTCTGTGCATCCCAGATGATAAGGTGCTTTTGCACACTGAAAGCGTGCCTCTGATAAAGTATCAGCCGGTTCAAGAGAGCTCGTGCTTGGAAGATGGATCGTTCAATGCCGCCAGATTGTCCCCGGTTGGAAAACTAGCTTCCCATCCCAGTGGAGCTGATCAAAGACTGGGAGATACTGGAGCCGTTGGGATCAGACCTATCTATCCTTATTGCCCTTATTCGCCGTACGGTAGCCCGCAGGGATCGCCTAGGATACGCAGACGGCCACTTCGGGAAAGTAGAAGAGTCAGTATTGATAACAAGCAGGGCGCATTCCAACTTAATCAATACAAGTTGCTGGATAATATTGGACAAGTAAGATttctttaatgttttttatattaatggtttttttttgaaaaattttgtatttattctttttttgatgtaaaaatattggaaaattttcgtATCAACTTTAATTTGTtgattaaatctaaaaatttactaatttttcaacatttcaTGATCAATGTTTGAATTATAATatcatgcaatttttttatttgttc
This genomic window contains:
- the LOC123262142 gene encoding uncharacterized protein LOC123262142 isoform X1; its protein translation is MKLGDNMTTVEGNIWSDVCPRKTRPPRIGDIPKHVAIDEESPSSSSHLLATPLEVTKPSPSTVVSTLLSVKEKLSSTIGSLESSCSPQKIAVEDKDNDNDNGVNLSRQANVPVGDKILEKQEYYQLRETYRQQSRSSLSAEVPEANWDRRKDSAVCLDDTELDELDELKERLLLQKVVPYDSIRNLSSDSTITSNSRFPPLPDNQRIPAVYASSCKNSEELSQLQKDSSVINHPTLAKYYRPRRESSGYSSNLSTFDEDRRNSTTIETLQGFSSVKDFQRERRRSSSAKRLNLSRLASTREREDESERMPTSEVIYRKVSTAGLIEMPNIKELKEIAEDVKCPSPDNDDDDKGIVCLPGSKNQLDVKNKADEKESLSYIGIKKTSVYDKEYDSHLKGDADDISEDDGRDCIDALNSVSERSDYKNIEEIRDRLGQTTLISCGDTDEKMSTAMLKDTRQSIVDKSPEVLSRTHDSGLIKNNLESCCREKDKKSEMELEKIVSGRDSLQPLKSDKKVDDKDRFRSISKVSSRSQSFNIADESLRKPLKGLTSSPNSSPKPTRHRSRIIHQYSSPLSSTMELESISERPLDDVSPSSCATQNLTVVVDNHDEDDGDDDDDNDDDGDVLIAKRRANRIKKSQKRNETEEVDTKKLFPRSVKVYQLLSTQSEDREDGEPRLMDRRTSLQITRHDIEEQAIPGTTLCIPDDKVLLHTESVPLIKYQPVQESSCLEDGSFNAARLSPVGKLASHPSGADQRLGDTGAVGIRPIYPYCPYSPYGSPQGSPRIRRRPLRESRRVSIDNKQGAFQLNQYKLLDNIGQGSFGIVKLAYNEEDETHYAMKILSKKKLMKKAGIFGRMAPGRKGVSNPLAKVYREIALLKKLDHPNVVKLVEVLDDPDEDNLYLVFELVEKGEVLELPTDKPLDEETARIHFRDVVLGVEYLHYQRIVHRDIKPSNLLVDSDGRVKIADLGVSAELRAPGELLSGSAGTPAFAAPETTVPGAQYSGTLCDVWSMGVTLYTLVTGRVPWDGSGSIIGVQAAVRTEPLRFPDSIVLTDDLRDLIIRMLTKDPAMRASLQEIKTHRWLTNYGKEPLPSEADNCRLPVTVTDEEVARVVTRVPKLDTLILIKTMLKQHSFQNPFLPKRSARPALRDSDQMSGNLKLASTGDDSAVITETQELAKSKTQQFHRAGRSNSAPDSYEWQTSGRQVSIDTPLSPVTEASTQETEIVKR
- the LOC123262142 gene encoding uncharacterized protein LOC123262142 isoform X2, translated to MNESMHVAIDEESPSSSSHLLATPLEVTKPSPSTVVSTLLSVKEKLSSTIGSLESSCSPQKIAVEDKDNDNDNGVNLSRQANVPVGDKILEKQEYYQLRETYRQQSRSSLSAEVPEANWDRRKDSAVCLDDTELDELDELKERLLLQKVVPYDSIRNLSSDSTITSNSRFPPLPDNQRIPAVYASSCKNSEELSQLQKDSSVINHPTLAKYYRPRRESSGYSSNLSTFDEDRRNSTTIETLQGFSSVKDFQRERRRSSSAKRLNLSRLASTREREDESERMPTSEVIYRKVSTAGLIEMPNIKELKEIAEDVKCPSPDNDDDDKGIVCLPGSKNQLDVKNKADEKESLSYIGIKKTSVYDKEYDSHLKGDADDISEDDGRDCIDALNSVSERSDYKNIEEIRDRLGQTTLISCGDTDEKMSTAMLKDTRQSIVDKSPEVLSRTHDSGLIKNNLESCCREKDKKSEMELEKIVSGRDSLQPLKSDKKVDDKDRFRSISKVSSRSQSFNIADESLRKPLKGLTSSPNSSPKPTRHRSRIIHQYSSPLSSTMELESISERPLDDVSPSSCATQNLTVVVDNHDEDDGDDDDDNDDDGDVLIAKRRANRIKKSQKRNETEEVDTKKLFPRSVKVYQLLSTQSEDREDGEPRLMDRRTSLQITRHDIEEQAIPGTTLCIPDDKVLLHTESVPLIKYQPVQESSCLEDGSFNAARLSPVGKLASHPSGADQRLGDTGAVGIRPIYPYCPYSPYGSPQGSPRIRRRPLRESRRVSIDNKQGAFQLNQYKLLDNIGQGSFGIVKLAYNEEDETHYAMKILSKKKLMKKAGIFGRMAPGRKGVSNPLAKVYREIALLKKLDHPNVVKLVEVLDDPDEDNLYLVFELVEKGEVLELPTDKPLDEETARIHFRDVVLGVEYLHYQRIVHRDIKPSNLLVDSDGRVKIADLGVSAELRAPGELLSGSAGTPAFAAPETTVPGAQYSGTLCDVWSMGVTLYTLVTGRVPWDGSGSIIGVQAAVRTEPLRFPDSIVLTDDLRDLIIRMLTKDPAMRASLQEIKTHRWLTNYGKEPLPSEADNCRLPVTVTDEEVARVVTRVPKLDTLILIKTMLKQHSFQNPFLPKRSARPALRDSDQMSGNLKLASTGDDSAVITETQELAKSKTQQFHRAGRSNSAPDSYEWQTSGRQVSIDTPLSPVTEASTQETEIVKR